In the genome of Mytilus edulis chromosome 3, xbMytEdul2.2, whole genome shotgun sequence, one region contains:
- the LOC139516934 gene encoding ADP-dependent glucokinase-like has protein sequence MSSLKYLFVIPVLVALLAYFYPSDYDYENDMNERLQQILSGLLRAEKKIAQPKAKIAIGFGGCQDMFVDGLALLDALKFEAPENPEHFMSVDTQQELTKMMAYFFQHGAAAERYVGNDTLFNQLTRVAKTIPGYREAIGGNAPAMAQRLAQEGAEVLLAAKLSNNARKAMHSSLHILGDVLEEDDIHLILEYKTGDKWGKFTSPRANRFIVHSDNSNPLLETVDDLEKEILKFDPSVLVVGGLQMMDNFPFQEGQMESRLGKLRSLLATLPRKINTHFEMASFSDPALLQKIISTVVEYSDSLGMNEQELPNLVSILQYGNVSLLSDAHPRVASVLDQMRQVYKLLKNTKEVDGKRKLTRLHVHTLAYQAILTTKGSPWKNTMSATAKASLTAHRHVCGSNWIHTQKSKLLLDDSFSSSISASSTRIPVHEKRPVSCWDEDDYQICVAPVLVCTQVKQTAGGGDNISSAGLLVQVN, from the exons ATGTCAAGTTTGAAGTATTTGTTCGTTATTCCCGTCCTTGTTGCCTTGCTTGCTTACTTTTATCCATCAGATTACGATTATGAAAACGATATGAACGAGAGACTTCAACAAATTTTGTCGGGGTTACTCCGAGCAGAGAAGAAAATTGCACAACCAAAGGCGAAAATTGCAATTGGTTTTGGTGGTTGCCAAGATATGTTTGTAGATGGTCTTGCACTCTTAGATGCTTTGAAATTTGAGGCACCAGAAAACCCTGAACACTTTATGTCTGTTGATACACAACAGGAGTTGACAAAGATGATGGCCTATTTCTTTCAGCATGGTGCTGCAGCAGA acgATACGTTGGAAATGACACATTATTTAACCAGTTAACAAGAGTTGCTAAAACAATACCAGGTTACAGAGAAGCTATAGGTGGAAATGCCCCTGCCATGGCACAAAGACTGGCCCAGGAAGGTGCAGAAGTTCTGTTGGCTGCCAAATTATCAAACAATGCCAGGAAAGCAATGCATTCTAGTTTACATA ttctTGGAGATGTTCTAGAAGAAGATGATATACATTTAATTTTAGAATACAAGACAGGAGATAAATGGGGTAAATTTACCTCTCCTAGAGCTAATAG ATTCATAGTTCACAGTGATAACAGTAATCCCTTATTAGAGACAGTAGATGACTTAGAAAAGGAAATCCTTAAGTTTGACCCTTCTGTACTTGTTGTTGGTGGATTACAGATGATGGATAATTTTCCTTTTCAAGAGG GTCAAATGGAATCAAGACTTGGTAAATTGAGGTCACTACTGGCAACTTTACctagaaaaataaatacacattttgaaATGGCTTCATTCTCTGATCCAGCACTGTTACAGAAAATCATCAGCACAGTAGTCGAGTATTCAGATTCATTAGGTATGAATGAGCAAGAGTTACCAAACCTTGTTAGCATATTACAGTATGGAAATGTGTCTCTCCTGTCTGATGCTCACCCAAGAGTAGCTTCTGTTTTAGACCAGATGAGACAAGTATACAAGCTGTTGAAAAATACAAAGGAAGTTGAtggaaaaagaaaattaacacgACTTCATGTCCACACTCTTGCCTACCAAGCCATATTGACAACCAAAGGTTCACCGTGGAAAAACACAATGTCTGCCACTGCTAAAGCTTCTTTGACAGCTCATCGTCATGTTTGTGGATCAAATTGGATACACACACAAAAGTCTAAGCTATTGTTGGACGACTCATTCTCATCAAGTATATCAGCTAGTTCCACAAGAATTCCAGTACATGAGAAACGTCCTGTGTCATGTTGGGATGAAGATGATTATCAGATTTGCGTTGCTCCTGTGTTGGTGTGTACTCAAGTTAAACAAACAGCTGGCGGAGGTGATAACATATCATCAGCTGGTCTACTGGTACAAGTCAATTAA